The sequence below is a genomic window from Candidatus Zixiibacteriota bacterium.
GTGGGCAAGACAGTGGTGGTGATGGAACTGATCAGAAATATAGCTAAAGAGCATGGTGGTTATTCGGTTTTCTGTGGAGTAGGCGAGAGAACCAGAGAAGGAAACGACTTATGGCTTTCTATGAAGGAGTCCGGTGTTATTTCTAAGACCGTTCTGGTCTTCGGACAGATGAATGAGCCGCCTGGTGCCAGATTAAGAGTTGGTTTGACCGGTGTGACAATGGCTGAATATTTCCGAGATGAAGAGAACCGGGATATCCTGTTATTCATCGACAATATCTTCAGATTTGTCCAGGCTGGCTCAGAAGTTTCAGCCCTTCTGGGCAGAATGCCCTCTGCAGTTGGTTACCAGCCTACCCTGGGCACTGAGATGGGTGACCTGCAGGAGAGAATCACCTCCACCAAATCAGGCTCCATAACCTCGGTTCAGGCAATCTACGTGCCTGCAGATGACCTGACTGATCCGGCACCTGCAACTGCTTTTTCTCATTTAGATGCCACAACGGTTTTATCCAGACAGCTTACTGAATTAGGCTTATATCCTGCAGTTGATCCCCTGGCATCGACTTCGCGCATTTTAGACCCAAATGTTGTTGGTCAGGAACATTATGAAACCGCCAGGACAGTACAGAAGATTTTACAAAGATATAAAGACCTGCAGGATATTATCGCAATCTTAGGAATGGATGAGCTTTCAGAGGAAGATAAGACGATTGTAGCCCGGGCAAGGAGAATCCAGAAATTTTTATCCCAGCCTTTTTATGTGGCAGAAGCATTTACCGGAACTGAAGGCAGATATGTGAAATTAGAAGATACCATCAAAGGGTTCAAAAAGATAATTCAGGGAGAATTAGACAACCTGCCTGAACAAGCATTCTATATGGTTGGAGGAATTGAGGAGGTATATCAAAAGGCGGAGGAGATAAAGAAAGGATTAAGGGCATATTAGTTTCTCCCTCTCCTCTTAGGAGAGGGTCAGGGTGAGGTTACTCATAATCCCACCTTGAGGGCAAGATGGGATTATTTTTTTTCTAAAAACAAGAATGGTCCCGCCACAGGCGGGACCTCTACCTTAAATCTTTAGCAACCCTGCAAGGGACGCGCTACGATTCCTTCTCCTTCCTGAGGAGAAGGTTAGGTATTTAATGTAGCGGAAACCTTCAGGTTTCCACAAGGAAATGGAAGGCTAAAGCCTTCCGCTACAAAAAAAAGTTAAGGTATTACCACCCGATCCTAATTTCCTTTATGGTGTGACGAGGTAACTCTGACCCCACCAGAAAAAATGGAAGGCTGAAGTTTTCCCCTACATAAAATCGTCAGCGACCCTGAAAGGGTCGCGCTACGAATCCCTCTCATTCCCAGAGAGAGATTCAGGGTGAGTTTCTTCAGTCACTCGAACTCATCCCCTGGCCCCTTCTCCCCGCCTTTGGCGGGATCTTCGACTTACTAAGAGAAGGGGAGCAAAAATCCATCTTTTTACAAGAGAGGGATTCAGGGTGAGTTCGCAACCTAAAGCTTGTACCTTACCGAAACAAGAATGGTCCCGCCAAAGATTGGACCGATACAAAAAAACGTCCGGGATAAACCCGGACGCTACCATATTTTTTCGACGTTGGTCAGGAGACCAACGTAGAGCAGAAATGGTCACGCTCAACGTGTAAAGCTC
It includes:
- the atpD gene encoding F0F1 ATP synthase subunit beta; translated protein: MNIGIIKQIIGPTVDIQFPSDKLPNIQNAIKIVDEKRNINLTVEVAMHIGNDLVRCIALASTDGLVRGMQAIDTGGPITVPVGEKTLGRLFNLLGEPIDELGPLQDGGKKYPIHRHPPAFEDLDTKVSIFETGIKVIDLLEPYVKGGKVGLFGGAGVGKTVVVMELIRNIAKEHGGYSVFCGVGERTREGNDLWLSMKESGVISKTVLVFGQMNEPPGARLRVGLTGVTMAEYFRDEENRDILLFIDNIFRFVQAGSEVSALLGRMPSAVGYQPTLGTEMGDLQERITSTKSGSITSVQAIYVPADDLTDPAPATAFSHLDATTVLSRQLTELGLYPAVDPLASTSRILDPNVVGQEHYETARTVQKILQRYKDLQDIIAILGMDELSEEDKTIVARARRIQKFLSQPFYVAEAFTGTEGRYVKLEDTIKGFKKIIQGELDNLPEQAFYMVGGIEEVYQKAEEIKKGLRAY